The proteins below come from a single Rosa rugosa chromosome 2, drRosRugo1.1, whole genome shotgun sequence genomic window:
- the LOC133732163 gene encoding uncharacterized protein LOC133732163, which produces MSTLDVPMEDSSGGVRPKAQLKQMGPAEKEASVHEEVKRMQRLPAHSSYVTHRLRVLNKILQLLSIQRTTSQDRELELLFAGLSL; this is translated from the exons ATGAGTACGCTTGATGTGCCCATGGAGGATAGTAGCGGTGGTGTCCGACCTAAGGCTCAATTGAAGCAAATGGGGCCTGCAGAGAAGGAGGCATCTGTGCACGAAGAAGTCAAGAGAATGCAGAGGCTGCCTGCACACAGCTCCTATGTTACGCATCGATTGCGGGTTCTTAATAAGATTCTGCAGCTCCTGTCCATTCAG AGAACTACTTCACAAGATCGGGAGTTGGAATTGCTTTTTGCGGGGCTGTCTCTATGA